One Leopardus geoffroyi isolate Oge1 chromosome C1, O.geoffroyi_Oge1_pat1.0, whole genome shotgun sequence DNA segment encodes these proteins:
- the LOC123599874 gene encoding spermatogenesis-associated protein 21-like yields the protein MDNGNAQMHTEGRIKAPGAQPSPGMSTTSKRPGVEPTISEISQVAFPDAAGMGSGKQPSSAPGGPEKGPEHSAASEEGPRELRTQQQRQPPEPGKKQSTLAPQQGPGLRQGGRDQAKPGSELGVLPSRVPTAQEGQQQQ from the exons ATGGACAACGGAAACGCCCAGATGCACACGGAGGGAAGGATCAAGGCTCCAGGAGCCCAGCCAAGTCCTGGCATGAGCACCACCAGCAAGAGGCCTGGGGTTGAGCCTACCATATCAGAAATCAGCCAG GTTGCGTTTCCAGATGCTGCAGGGATGGGCAGTGGGAAGCAGCCCTCATCAGCCCCAGGGGGGCCAGAGAAGGGACCAGAACACAGCGCAGCCTCAGAGGAAGGGCCTCGGGAGCTCAGGACCCAGCAGCAGAGGCAGCCGCCAGAACCGGG GAAGAAGCAGTCAACCCTGGCACCCCAGCAAGGGCCCGGATTGCGGCAAGGAGGCCGTGATCAGGCCAAGCCAGGAAGTGAGCTGGGGGTGCTGCCTTCCAGGGTCCCCACGGCACAGGAAGGGCAGCAGCAACAG